GTTGAAGAGCTTAATGACTTAGAAGATGCGATTGTTATAAGAAAAAGCAGTAAAGAGATTCACAGTTGTCCTAGCACGAAATATTATAGATGTTGCAACTATCAGGTATTAGATATAATGGAGGGTTGTCCATATAATTGTTCTTATTGTATATTAAAAACAATCTTAAATCATAAAAACATCATTGTAAATGACACAGTTGATACATTGAGAGAAGAATTAATTAAGTTAGATAAAATGTCTAAACAGAGGATTGGTTCTGGTGAATTATCTGATAGTTTGGCATTGGACAATATAGTTGGATTAACCACTATTATTTCACCCATTGTAAATAGCTTAAAAAATAGTGTATTTGAGTATAAGACAAAATCAGTCAATATAGATAATTTGTTAAAACTAAACCCCAAAAATATTATAGTATCTTGGAGTGTTAACCCTAATCTTATAATAAAGAGGGAAGAACTTCTAACGCCCTTGATAGAGGAGAGGTTAAATGCAGCAAAAATATGTGCAGAGTATGGTTATAGATTAGCCTTTCATTTTGATCCTCTCATTTTATGTGAAAATTTTGAAAAAGAATATAAGGTAGTAGTTGAAAAAA
This Deferribacterota bacterium DNA region includes the following protein-coding sequences:
- a CDS encoding DNA photolyase, producing the protein MVYIEKSAVKGSIFKYIENNQITYEIIEENVVEELNDLEDAIVIRKSSKEIHSCPSTKYYRCCNYQVLDIMEGCPYNCSYCILKTILNHKNIIVNDTVDTLREELIKLDKMSKQRIGSGELSDSLALDNIVGLTTIISPIVNSLKNSVFEYKTKSVNIDNLLKLNPKNIIVSWSVNPNLIIKREELLTPLIEERLNAAKICAEYGYRLAFHFDPLILCENFEKEYKVVVEKIVEKVDEKVVSYISIGILRFMPQLEDIIRNNYLESNILANEFVETIDGKLRYLKPVRYYMVNYLYNLIRKYWKNAFIYLCMEDVSIWENVLGYDPGNRQSFE